A stretch of the Thiomicrorhabdus indica genome encodes the following:
- a CDS encoding OmpA/MotB family protein, whose translation MKNEIPVYDYKPVELKKPKEENDEWMITYADAMTLVLGFFVLILSMSMINQNRFEEVSEAINQGLLKKKEQTEISPLKDLRANLSETLLEFQVLPSEAIEAGENYLKIDLPGNILFKTGSADLGLKSSELIAAIANDIKDFPLPEFNIEIEGHTDDIPISTVRFPSNWELSSSRAISVLRVFLEQNVDGNRLKAIGYADTRPKAPNTDKIGNPIPANQKLNRRVEIKVAKNV comes from the coding sequence ATGAAGAACGAAATACCCGTTTATGATTACAAGCCGGTCGAGCTCAAAAAGCCTAAAGAAGAAAATGACGAGTGGATGATCACCTATGCAGATGCCATGACCTTAGTCTTGGGGTTCTTTGTTTTGATCCTATCCATGTCAATGATCAACCAAAATCGATTTGAAGAGGTCTCTGAAGCAATCAACCAGGGGCTATTAAAGAAAAAAGAGCAGACTGAAATCAGCCCTCTGAAAGATTTACGCGCCAACCTTTCAGAAACTTTATTGGAGTTTCAAGTTTTACCATCTGAGGCGATTGAAGCCGGTGAGAACTATCTCAAAATCGACCTTCCTGGAAATATCCTATTTAAAACAGGTTCTGCAGATTTGGGATTAAAATCCAGTGAACTCATCGCTGCAATTGCCAACGACATCAAAGATTTTCCACTTCCAGAATTTAATATCGAAATTGAAGGTCACACCGATGACATTCCAATCAGCACTGTACGCTTCCCTTCCAACTGGGAACTTTCATCTAGCCGTGCGATTAGTGTGCTGCGAGTCTTTCTTGAACAAAATGTGGATGGAAATCGCTTAAAAGCGATTGGCTATGCGGACACAAGACCTAAAGCCCCCAATACCGACAAAATCGGCAACCCCATTCCTGCCAACCAAAAACTTAACCGGCGGGTAGAAATTAAGGTTGCAAAAAATGTATAA
- the rlmH gene encoding 23S rRNA (pseudouridine(1915)-N(3))-methyltransferase RlmH — protein MIIHFITVGQKMPKWVSEGYNEYAKRLPKACSLNIIELPMANRGKTNSVDKMKAEEAKKILDAIPKGARLIVLDEHGQQVTTKGLANKMEDWLAGGQDIALVVGGPDGLEQSLIDSAQWKWGLSKLTLPHPMVRILVAEQIYRAWSVINNHPYHRE, from the coding sequence ATGATTATTCACTTTATAACGGTTGGTCAGAAAATGCCTAAATGGGTGAGCGAAGGCTATAACGAATATGCCAAGCGTCTTCCCAAGGCTTGTAGTTTGAATATTATTGAGTTGCCGATGGCGAACCGAGGCAAAACGAACTCGGTGGATAAAATGAAAGCCGAAGAAGCTAAAAAAATTCTTGATGCAATACCGAAAGGTGCCCGTTTAATTGTTTTGGATGAGCATGGTCAACAAGTGACGACGAAAGGGCTGGCAAATAAAATGGAAGATTGGTTGGCAGGCGGTCAAGATATCGCCTTAGTTGTCGGAGGGCCAGACGGTTTGGAACAGTCTTTGATAGATTCAGCGCAATGGAAATGGGGGCTCTCTAAGCTCACGTTACCCCATCCAATGGTCAGAATTTTAGTTGCAGAGCAAATCTATCGGGCCTGGTCGGTAATAAATAACCACCCCTACCACCGTGAGTGA
- the rsfS gene encoding ribosome silencing factor, whose translation MSLDLTQIEALAVKTLDDSKGRDIQVIDIEGVSSFADRMIVCTGTSTTHVRALGSHLEKAFKDAGEPPLGVEGGPEPDWVLVDLGNMIVHILTEGARAHYALEKLWDIKSKASRLNKAGEE comes from the coding sequence ATGAGTTTAGATTTAACACAAATAGAAGCACTTGCAGTTAAGACACTGGATGACAGCAAAGGTCGCGATATTCAGGTCATAGATATTGAAGGTGTGAGTTCGTTTGCAGATCGCATGATTGTCTGTACAGGGACTTCAACAACTCATGTGCGTGCGCTCGGTTCGCATCTTGAAAAGGCATTTAAGGATGCCGGTGAGCCGCCTTTAGGCGTTGAAGGTGGTCCAGAACCTGATTGGGTCTTGGTTGATTTGGGGAATATGATTGTCCATATTTTGACCGAGGGGGCGCGTGCCCATTATGCTCTAGAGAAGCTTTGGGATATCAAATCTAAAGCCTCGCGTTTGAATAAAGCCGGTGAAGAATAA
- the nadD gene encoding nicotinate-nucleotide adenylyltransferase, with amino-acid sequence MRLIGINGGTFDPIHYGHLRPALEAKQRLNLAQVRFIPCYQPVHKGQPQVSAQQRCEMIGMAIESQPGFLLDTIEIDHGGPSYMVQTLEVLKPKFAEDSLVLMMGTDAFAKFCSWHQWRRILELANILVLHRPGQEILSSATAQGMQEPTEEEQLWLDLCVKQYSLPAGQIQELSVTQLDISSTLIRQNLSTGLSADYLTPYSVVQYIQNKKLYQSE; translated from the coding sequence TTGCGACTAATCGGTATCAATGGTGGCACTTTCGACCCCATTCATTATGGGCATTTACGTCCGGCACTGGAAGCAAAGCAGAGATTGAATCTAGCGCAGGTTCGCTTTATTCCGTGTTATCAGCCGGTGCACAAAGGTCAACCGCAGGTCTCTGCTCAACAGCGTTGTGAAATGATTGGGATGGCGATTGAATCGCAACCTGGGTTCTTACTTGATACGATTGAAATTGATCATGGAGGGCCTTCCTACATGGTGCAAACGCTTGAAGTTTTAAAGCCGAAGTTTGCAGAAGATTCTTTGGTTTTAATGATGGGGACGGACGCGTTTGCTAAGTTTTGCTCATGGCATCAGTGGCGGCGAATTCTAGAGTTAGCAAATATTTTAGTTTTGCATCGACCCGGTCAAGAGATTTTAAGTTCTGCAACCGCGCAAGGTATGCAGGAACCCACTGAAGAAGAACAGCTTTGGTTGGACTTATGTGTAAAACAATATTCTTTACCGGCCGGTCAGATTCAGGAGTTATCGGTCACCCAGTTGGATATTAGTTCGACGTTGATTCGTCAAAATTTGTCCACTGGTTTAAGTGCAGATTATTTAACGCCTTATAGCGTTGTACAATATATTCAAAATAAAAAATTGTATCAGTCTGAATAA
- a CDS encoding glutamate-5-semialdehyde dehydrogenase, with protein sequence MSIENVQSYMTKLGQQARAASRQLLRADTNQKNSALLAIAEQIETQAKFLQTENAKDLTAGKENGLSDAMLDRLALTDKAIAGMAEGLRQIAGLQDPVGEISDMSYRPSGIQIGKMRVPLGVVGIIYESRPNVTVDAAALCLKSGNAAILRGGSEAAHSNRALAQCIARGLEEANLPTTAVQVVATTDREAVGHLIAMPEFVDVIIPRGGKGLIQRISDGARVPVIKHLDGICHVYIDEAADKKKAIDVALNAKTHRYGVCNAMETLLVADSRAAEILPELATLYAEKGVELRGCAKTCEIIDAISATEEDWATEYLAPILSIKVVADVNEAMDHIAQFSSGHTESIITENFTTSRRFLAEVDSSSVMVNASTRFADGFEYGLGAEIGISTDKFHARGPVGLHGLTSQKYIVLGDGTIRQ encoded by the coding sequence ATGAGTATTGAAAATGTCCAATCCTACATGACGAAATTGGGTCAGCAAGCGCGCGCTGCTTCGCGTCAATTATTGCGTGCAGATACGAATCAGAAAAATTCTGCTTTATTGGCGATTGCAGAGCAAATTGAAACTCAGGCCAAATTTTTGCAGACAGAAAATGCAAAGGATTTAACCGCCGGTAAAGAAAATGGCTTGAGTGATGCGATGCTAGATCGTTTGGCCTTAACAGATAAAGCGATTGCAGGCATGGCCGAAGGTCTTCGTCAAATTGCTGGTTTGCAAGACCCTGTCGGTGAGATTTCGGATATGTCCTATCGTCCATCGGGTATTCAAATTGGCAAAATGCGTGTGCCTTTAGGTGTGGTTGGAATCATTTATGAATCACGTCCAAATGTGACGGTCGATGCGGCTGCTTTGTGTTTAAAGTCTGGAAATGCGGCGATTTTACGAGGTGGCTCGGAAGCGGCACATTCAAATCGCGCATTGGCTCAATGTATTGCCAGAGGTTTGGAAGAGGCAAACCTGCCTACGACAGCTGTGCAAGTCGTTGCGACAACCGATCGTGAAGCGGTTGGACATTTAATTGCCATGCCGGAATTTGTGGATGTGATTATACCGCGCGGCGGAAAAGGCTTGATTCAGCGGATTTCAGACGGTGCGCGTGTACCAGTTATTAAGCATTTGGATGGTATTTGTCATGTCTATATTGATGAAGCCGCTGACAAGAAAAAAGCAATTGATGTTGCCTTGAATGCGAAGACGCACCGTTACGGAGTGTGTAACGCTATGGAAACCTTGTTGGTTGCTGATTCTCGTGCGGCAGAAATATTGCCGGAGCTGGCGACCTTGTATGCTGAAAAAGGTGTAGAGTTACGCGGCTGCGCTAAGACCTGTGAAATTATTGATGCTATTTCTGCGACCGAAGAAGATTGGGCAACGGAATATTTAGCACCAATTTTATCAATTAAAGTGGTGGCTGATGTGAATGAGGCGATGGATCACATTGCTCAATTTAGTTCAGGGCATACCGAATCGATTATTACTGAAAATTTCACAACCTCACGTCGTTTCTTAGCTGAAGTCGATTCAAGCTCAGTAATGGTGAATGCCTCAACTCGATTTGCCGATGGATTTGAGTATGGCTTGGGTGCTGAAATTGGCATCAGTACTGACAAGTTCCATGCGCGTGGTCCGGTTGGTCTTCATGGCTTAACATCGCAAAAGTATATTGTTTTAGGCGATGGCACAATCCGTCAATAA
- the holA gene encoding DNA polymerase III subunit delta, giving the protein MILASAFLRQLQSPQFQPQSVYLLYGEEPLFLRDATQGLKQRLQELDFERGEVFDVEQGFDWMGLQMESQSSSLFAQQRFIVLNMPKGNPGKEGSAFFQFWAEQSASNSEICLIVLCDKLDSRQIKSKWVQAIEGCGVVVQAKQVPAQEVPNWIHQRAATNGLQLSQEAANILAERTEGNLLAADQELIKLSLLLSTENSPAGQMVQVEAQHIVDRVEDQAHYQLFALSSSMLAGQLNASLQRLFRLQQEGIEPPIVLWLLTKELRVLIELQQLSSRMSFAQACKQMRIWSTQQSDYRQALNRGTVEVWNQALRLALQVDRRIKGIEKTLNESEIWLGLSEIVVKIAQPQSPLLTANR; this is encoded by the coding sequence TTGATTCTTGCGAGTGCTTTTCTTCGACAACTTCAATCTCCACAGTTTCAGCCGCAATCGGTTTATCTGTTGTATGGTGAAGAGCCGCTTTTTTTAAGAGATGCCACGCAAGGGTTAAAACAACGATTGCAGGAATTGGATTTCGAGCGTGGAGAAGTGTTTGATGTTGAGCAAGGTTTTGATTGGATGGGATTACAGATGGAATCTCAGTCTTCGTCTCTGTTTGCTCAGCAACGGTTTATTGTCCTGAATATGCCCAAAGGTAACCCTGGAAAAGAAGGCAGTGCGTTTTTTCAGTTTTGGGCAGAACAATCTGCCTCAAACTCCGAGATTTGTTTGATTGTTTTGTGTGACAAACTCGATTCTCGGCAAATCAAATCCAAATGGGTGCAAGCGATTGAAGGTTGTGGTGTGGTCGTTCAAGCCAAACAGGTTCCTGCTCAAGAAGTGCCTAATTGGATTCATCAACGCGCAGCGACAAATGGCTTGCAGCTCTCGCAGGAAGCCGCAAATATTCTTGCGGAGCGCACCGAAGGAAACTTGCTGGCGGCAGATCAAGAGCTAATAAAGCTTTCATTATTGCTTAGCACTGAAAATTCACCGGCCGGTCAAATGGTTCAGGTTGAGGCGCAACATATTGTCGACAGAGTCGAGGATCAAGCGCATTATCAATTGTTTGCACTGTCGTCATCGATGCTGGCAGGTCAGCTAAATGCTAGTTTACAGCGTTTGTTTCGTTTGCAACAAGAAGGCATTGAACCACCGATTGTACTTTGGCTGTTGACGAAAGAGTTGCGTGTGTTAATTGAATTGCAGCAGTTGTCGAGTCGAATGAGTTTTGCTCAAGCCTGTAAGCAAATGCGAATCTGGTCAACTCAGCAGAGCGACTATCGACAGGCGTTGAATAGAGGAACTGTTGAGGTTTGGAATCAGGCGTTGAGGTTGGCTTTGCAAGTGGATCGAAGAATTAAAGGCATTGAAAAAACGTTAAATGAATCAGAAATTTGGTTAGGGTTATCGGAAATTGTCGTGAAAATCGCTCAACCACAATCACCTTTATTGACCGCAAATAGATAA
- the leuS gene encoding leucine--tRNA ligase, with the protein MAEMHYEPKKLEAAIQQVWDENKTFVATEDDSKEKFYCLSMFPYPSGKLHMGHVRNYTIGDVISRFQRMQGKNVLQPMGWDAFGLPAENAAMQNNRAPAEWTYSNIDYMRNQLKSLGLGFDWDKEVATCHPEYYRWEQWLFTKLMEKGLVYRKLSEVNWDPVDQCVLANEQVVDGKGWRSGAPVEKKEIAQWFLRITDYAEELLNDIDQLEGWPEQVKTMQKNWIGKSTGLQISFPIEGKDNQTLDVYTTRPDTLMGVSYVAVAANHPVAHKASIQNEPLAQFIEECSHISTAEADMETMEKKGCDTGVRVKHPITGEIVPVWAANFVLMNYGTGAVMAVPAHDQRDFEFAKKYDLPITPVILPKGEESVDVSEAAFTEKGVLFNSGEFDGLKSGQALNAMAKVLGEKGLGEKQTNYRLRDWGVSRQRYWGCPIPVIYCPACGALPVPEDQLPVKLPEDLVPDGAGSPLAKLDEFKNCTCPQCGGRAKRETDTFDTFFESSWYYARYTSKAFTEGMLDKDKADYWLPVDQYIGGIEHAILHLLYARFFHKLMRDEGLVSTDEPFKNLLTQGMVLASSWFTTDESGKQTWYSPLDVEPVMDDKGAVVSGKLKTDGTEVQYGGIIKMSKSKNNGIDPQTLIDQFGADTLRLYIMFAAPPEQTLEWSDKGVEGCSRFVNRVWRLVHGHLENDVVAASTSSDGLSKEAKALRMKLHQTLQKVADDMGRRLTFNTAIAACMELLNDLSKFQPAGDSDRAVMQEAVEILVLMLSPMTPHMSQSLWESLGKEGLVVDVTWPQVDESALVKSEIELMVQVNGKLRGKIEVAADADKETILATAKADEAVLKFTEGKDMIKEIYVPGRLVNLVVKG; encoded by the coding sequence ATGGCAGAGATGCACTACGAACCAAAAAAATTAGAAGCCGCCATTCAACAAGTTTGGGATGAGAACAAAACCTTTGTTGCCACAGAGGATGACAGTAAAGAAAAATTTTATTGTCTGTCGATGTTTCCCTATCCAAGTGGAAAGTTACACATGGGGCATGTTCGTAATTACACCATTGGTGATGTAATTTCTCGCTTCCAGCGTATGCAAGGCAAAAATGTGTTGCAACCAATGGGGTGGGATGCGTTTGGTCTACCTGCTGAAAATGCAGCAATGCAAAACAATCGTGCACCGGCGGAGTGGACCTACTCGAACATTGATTACATGCGTAACCAACTAAAATCTCTGGGGCTTGGTTTTGACTGGGACAAAGAGGTGGCGACTTGTCACCCAGAATACTACCGATGGGAGCAGTGGTTATTTACCAAGCTGATGGAAAAAGGTTTGGTTTATCGCAAACTGTCTGAAGTGAATTGGGATCCTGTTGACCAGTGCGTGTTGGCAAATGAACAAGTTGTGGATGGCAAAGGGTGGCGTTCGGGCGCACCGGTTGAGAAAAAAGAAATTGCACAGTGGTTCTTGCGAATTACTGATTATGCGGAAGAGTTGTTGAACGACATTGACCAGCTTGAAGGTTGGCCAGAACAGGTTAAAACCATGCAGAAAAACTGGATTGGTAAATCGACTGGTCTGCAAATCTCTTTCCCGATTGAAGGCAAAGACAATCAAACGCTGGATGTTTATACCACACGACCAGATACCTTAATGGGTGTGAGTTATGTTGCAGTGGCAGCAAACCATCCTGTTGCACATAAAGCATCGATTCAGAATGAACCTTTAGCGCAGTTTATTGAAGAGTGTTCGCATATCTCTACGGCAGAAGCTGATATGGAAACCATGGAGAAAAAAGGTTGTGACACTGGTGTGCGAGTGAAACACCCGATTACTGGTGAAATCGTACCTGTTTGGGCGGCTAATTTCGTATTGATGAATTATGGAACGGGTGCGGTGATGGCTGTGCCAGCCCATGATCAGCGCGATTTTGAGTTTGCCAAAAAATATGACTTGCCGATTACTCCGGTTATTTTGCCAAAAGGCGAGGAATCAGTGGATGTGTCTGAGGCGGCGTTCACTGAAAAAGGTGTGTTGTTTAATTCGGGTGAATTTGATGGTTTGAAATCGGGTCAAGCGCTGAATGCAATGGCAAAAGTGTTGGGTGAAAAAGGCTTGGGTGAAAAACAAACCAATTACCGTTTGCGTGATTGGGGGGTTTCCCGTCAGCGTTATTGGGGATGTCCAATTCCGGTGATTTATTGTCCAGCTTGTGGTGCGCTTCCGGTTCCTGAAGATCAATTGCCTGTTAAATTGCCAGAAGATTTAGTGCCAGATGGCGCAGGGTCACCTTTGGCAAAATTGGATGAATTCAAAAACTGCACTTGTCCGCAGTGTGGTGGTCGTGCCAAGCGTGAAACCGATACCTTTGACACTTTCTTTGAGTCGTCTTGGTATTACGCTCGTTACACCTCAAAAGCTTTCACAGAGGGAATGTTGGATAAAGACAAAGCCGATTATTGGCTGCCAGTCGATCAATATATTGGTGGAATTGAGCACGCGATTTTGCACCTACTCTATGCGCGTTTCTTCCACAAGCTGATGCGTGATGAAGGTTTGGTGTCAACCGATGAACCGTTCAAAAACTTATTGACGCAAGGGATGGTATTGGCGAGTAGCTGGTTTACCACCGATGAGTCAGGCAAGCAGACGTGGTATTCACCGCTGGATGTTGAGCCTGTCATGGACGATAAAGGCGCGGTGGTTAGCGGTAAGCTAAAGACTGACGGTACCGAGGTTCAGTATGGCGGCATTATTAAAATGTCGAAGTCGAAAAATAACGGTATTGATCCGCAAACGCTAATTGATCAGTTTGGTGCGGATACTTTACGTTTATACATTATGTTCGCTGCACCACCAGAGCAGACGCTTGAATGGTCAGACAAGGGTGTGGAAGGGTGCTCTCGCTTTGTAAACCGTGTATGGCGCTTAGTTCATGGTCATCTTGAAAATGATGTAGTTGCGGCTTCGACGAGTTCAGACGGTTTGAGTAAAGAAGCGAAAGCATTGCGAATGAAACTACATCAAACACTTCAAAAAGTGGCGGATGACATGGGACGACGCTTGACGTTCAATACTGCGATTGCAGCCTGTATGGAGTTGCTGAATGATTTGAGCAAATTTCAACCGGCCGGTGATTCGGATCGTGCAGTAATGCAAGAAGCGGTTGAGATCTTGGTATTAATGCTTTCTCCGATGACACCGCATATGTCGCAATCACTTTGGGAGTCGCTAGGTAAAGAAGGTTTGGTCGTTGATGTGACTTGGCCGCAAGTAGATGAGTCCGCTTTGGTCAAATCTGAAATTGAGTTGATGGTTCAAGTTAACGGTAAGCTTCGAGGTAAAATCGAAGTCGCAGCCGATGCTGACAAAGAGACGATTTTAGCAACCGCCAAAGCCGATGAAGCTGTGTTGAAGTTTACCGAAGGCAAAGATATGATCAAAGAAATCTACGTCCCAGGGCGTTTGGTGAACTTGGTTGTTAAGGGTTAA
- a CDS encoding zinc ribbon-containing protein — protein MAENKMLKAYRTLLNHARDQAMIAEYRTWQVLGHAIEKAEQADHDLAELTDKEFEQVQKDVHADVIQLAEYLNDVEQGVQEFLDMDLPVLEQLLIDKAMSLADPTDITVLRMRILAALDENHPMFEQQKH, from the coding sequence ATGGCTGAAAATAAAATGTTAAAAGCCTATCGCACACTACTGAATCATGCCCGTGACCAAGCGATGATTGCTGAATACCGAACTTGGCAAGTTCTCGGACATGCCATTGAAAAAGCCGAACAAGCAGACCACGATCTAGCCGAACTGACCGATAAAGAGTTTGAGCAGGTACAAAAGGATGTGCATGCCGATGTCATACAATTGGCAGAATACCTAAATGATGTTGAGCAAGGTGTGCAAGAGTTTTTGGATATGGACTTACCTGTACTGGAGCAACTCTTGATTGATAAAGCAATGAGTCTGGCTGACCCAACCGACATTACAGTTTTGAGAATGCGAATTCTGGCAGCATTAGATGAAAACCACCCTATGTTTGAGCAGCAAAAACACTGA
- the lnt gene encoding apolipoprotein N-acyltransferase: MTKLISVFKWMIGWFKPNRNQISSFVLGGLAVTAFAPFEFSPIILLSLGGLFALWLGENTAKQSAKTGFWFGLGLFGFGTSWLFSSIYIYADVFLPIAIFLTLAFIIYLSLFTALAGWLAAKFRHKPLLAVILGFPAIWVLMELLRGSVFGGYPFLLSGNSHLHTWLDGYAPVFGVWGMSLAVAMSAGILVALLKYKQWLSASFLLGFVWLGGAGLQQIQWVQPAGAKVDVALMQGNIPQEEKWLADKFIPTLKTYITQTKLNLDADVIVWPETAVPAYYSIVEKGALHSFIKDVQLLDKDVLLGVIDDKNDSDEYFNALINVGNPEDRYHKQHLVPFSEYFPFDDALKFLTGLFDIPYATFSAGTEKGQVLNLGGQPAGVSICFETAFGEELANRLPQAKYMVTVSNDAWFAYTFEPAQQLQDVQMRALELGREFARATNTGHTAIIGVDGRIKQKIEPYEENVLRGKVQPYEGMTPYAQWQRLPIAFVLILIFAVLFLGLQRVKNRPE, translated from the coding sequence GTGACCAAGTTAATTTCCGTTTTTAAGTGGATGATTGGATGGTTTAAACCAAATCGAAATCAGATTTCGTCATTTGTATTAGGTGGTTTGGCAGTGACTGCGTTTGCGCCTTTTGAGTTTTCTCCCATTATTCTGCTGAGCTTGGGTGGTTTGTTTGCACTTTGGCTAGGTGAAAATACGGCCAAGCAAAGTGCCAAAACCGGTTTTTGGTTTGGCTTAGGCTTGTTTGGTTTTGGTACGAGTTGGCTGTTTTCCAGTATCTATATTTATGCCGATGTGTTTTTACCGATTGCAATTTTCTTAACACTCGCTTTTATTATTTATTTATCTTTGTTTACTGCGTTGGCGGGGTGGTTGGCCGCCAAGTTTCGCCATAAACCATTGTTGGCAGTGATTCTGGGTTTTCCTGCTATCTGGGTGCTAATGGAGCTTTTGCGAGGTTCGGTTTTTGGAGGTTACCCGTTTTTACTCAGTGGCAATAGTCATTTGCATACTTGGCTGGATGGTTATGCACCGGTTTTTGGGGTATGGGGTATGAGTCTTGCTGTGGCAATGAGTGCCGGAATTTTAGTGGCGTTACTAAAATATAAGCAGTGGTTATCGGCAAGTTTTTTACTGGGTTTTGTTTGGTTGGGTGGAGCAGGGCTTCAGCAAATTCAATGGGTTCAACCGGCCGGTGCAAAAGTTGATGTCGCTCTGATGCAGGGAAATATTCCGCAAGAGGAAAAGTGGTTGGCAGATAAGTTTATTCCAACCTTGAAAACCTACATTACTCAAACCAAATTGAATTTGGATGCTGATGTGATTGTCTGGCCTGAAACGGCAGTGCCAGCTTACTACTCAATTGTTGAAAAGGGCGCGCTTCATTCATTTATTAAAGATGTGCAGTTGCTTGATAAAGATGTCCTGCTGGGTGTGATTGATGACAAAAATGACAGTGATGAATATTTCAATGCACTGATTAATGTCGGAAATCCTGAAGACCGCTACCATAAACAGCATTTAGTGCCATTTAGCGAATATTTTCCGTTTGATGATGCCTTAAAGTTTTTAACGGGGTTGTTTGATATTCCTTACGCAACTTTTAGTGCCGGAACAGAAAAAGGCCAAGTATTGAATCTGGGTGGACAACCGGCCGGTGTCAGTATCTGTTTTGAAACGGCATTTGGTGAAGAATTGGCCAACCGTTTGCCACAGGCTAAGTATATGGTCACGGTGTCAAATGATGCTTGGTTTGCTTACACTTTTGAGCCGGCACAGCAGTTACAGGATGTTCAGATGAGAGCCTTGGAGTTGGGGCGTGAATTTGCCCGTGCCACCAATACCGGACATACCGCCATTATCGGCGTGGATGGTCGTATTAAACAAAAAATTGAGCCTTATGAAGAAAACGTTTTACGAGGTAAGGTTCAGCCTTATGAAGGTATGACGCCTTATGCTCAGTGGCAGCGTTTACCAATTGCATTTGTGCTGATTTTGATTTTTGCAGTGTTGTTTTTGGGATTGCAGAGGGTGAAAAATAGGCCTGAATAA
- a CDS encoding HlyC/CorC family transporter, with product MSDSSNGPSWISRLSKVFSDEPEGREEILEKLQNAQEQGVIDSDALLMIQGVLEVSEARVRDIMLPRLQIVLIDLSKELDEILEEMLETSHSRYPVMDEGEIVGVLLAKDLFRSLVKGEVKTKEDLRAICREPNFVPESKRLNVLLREFKEGRNHLALVIDEYDELAGLITIEDVLEQIVGNIEDEHDDHDENIKKRAGEIYAVKAITPLDQFNDFFKTQVDDGNSESLGGYVANILGHVPIVGEEVEAENWLIKVLQATDRRADLFQVSPLQADMLESANDDQKPLDEAAV from the coding sequence ATGAGTGACAGTAGTAACGGTCCTTCGTGGATAAGTCGTCTGAGTAAAGTGTTTTCAGATGAACCGGAGGGCCGAGAAGAAATTCTTGAAAAATTGCAAAATGCCCAAGAACAAGGGGTGATTGACTCCGATGCCTTATTGATGATTCAAGGTGTTTTGGAGGTTTCTGAGGCGCGAGTCCGAGACATTATGCTACCGCGTTTGCAGATTGTGTTAATTGATTTGTCCAAAGAGTTGGATGAAATTTTGGAAGAGATGTTGGAAACGTCTCATTCTCGTTATCCGGTGATGGATGAGGGGGAGATTGTTGGGGTCTTGCTTGCAAAGGATTTGTTTCGTTCATTAGTCAAAGGCGAAGTGAAAACCAAGGAAGATTTGCGTGCAATCTGCCGTGAGCCAAACTTTGTTCCCGAAAGTAAGCGTCTGAACGTACTTTTGCGTGAATTTAAAGAAGGGCGCAATCACTTGGCATTGGTGATTGATGAATATGATGAATTGGCGGGTTTGATTACCATTGAAGATGTTCTTGAACAGATTGTTGGGAATATTGAAGATGAGCATGATGATCATGATGAAAATATTAAAAAGCGAGCAGGTGAGATTTACGCGGTAAAAGCGATTACACCACTTGATCAGTTTAATGATTTCTTCAAAACGCAAGTTGATGACGGTAATAGTGAAAGTTTAGGCGGCTATGTCGCTAACATTCTAGGCCATGTGCCGATTGTTGGGGAAGAGGTTGAAGCCGAAAACTGGTTGATTAAGGTGTTGCAGGCAACCGATCGTCGTGCCGACTTATTTCAGGTTTCCCCTCTTCAAGCAGATATGCTAGAGTCAGCGAATGATGATCAAAAACCATTGGATGAAGCGGCTGTATAG
- the ybeY gene encoding rRNA maturation RNase YbeY produces MLSVDLQWGIEPLSIPDVGQCHKWVRAALQGELAYQVVEMTVRVVDEVESQELNRDYRGKDSPTNVLSFEFEQPMGLVELGEELPYLGDLVICAAVVEREAKEQNKSLEAHWAHMMVHGTLHLQGYDHIEEKDAQEMEALEIKIMQKLGFDNPYEV; encoded by the coding sequence ATGTTAAGCGTTGATTTGCAATGGGGTATCGAACCGCTATCTATTCCCGATGTCGGACAGTGCCATAAATGGGTGCGCGCCGCTTTGCAGGGTGAACTTGCATACCAAGTGGTAGAGATGACTGTTCGGGTGGTGGACGAGGTTGAGAGCCAAGAGCTGAATCGCGATTACCGCGGCAAGGATTCACCCACCAATGTGTTGTCGTTTGAATTTGAGCAGCCAATGGGATTAGTTGAGCTTGGTGAAGAGCTGCCGTATTTAGGTGACTTGGTGATTTGCGCGGCAGTGGTTGAGCGAGAAGCCAAAGAACAAAACAAATCGCTTGAAGCACATTGGGCGCATATGATGGTGCATGGCACCTTGCATTTGCAAGGTTATGACCATATAGAAGAAAAAGACGCGCAAGAAATGGAAGCGCTTGAAATAAAAATTATGCAAAAGTTAGGGTTTGATAACCCTTATGAAGTTTGA